One part of the uncultured Bacteroides sp. genome encodes these proteins:
- a CDS encoding FimB/Mfa2 family fimbrial subunit, translating into MKQKPLYIIIIMCLLTMTFTACDSNEPENNDHGISAALSWADKDDTGTPITDARVWIFQADGKLVTEKHYATKQEVALDIHAVDAGEYKVVTAINLVTPFSVDKATTYDELLLKLNEANASPTHAFYSVADVKTTQDKNTRAPLPLRRIMAELNIEIDGVPEGATLATSVTDAADGIYPLQKDADSNYGVAMSGHKNAVVLPTAIMTKGNLVTPTTRLMPTVGNASHSHLYFLFTLTDGTTRECDAEAPVMKSGGKYVLKFKYTELKPYMYIIPVKISDWEEDWTVNGEILNPVL; encoded by the coding sequence ATGAAACAGAAACCGCTCTATATAATTATAATAATGTGCCTGCTGACGATGACCTTTACGGCATGTGACAGCAATGAACCAGAAAATAACGACCACGGTATCTCTGCAGCTCTTAGCTGGGCAGATAAGGACGATACGGGTACTCCAATTACTGATGCACGTGTATGGATTTTCCAGGCAGACGGAAAATTGGTAACAGAAAAACACTATGCCACTAAGCAGGAGGTGGCTCTTGATATACATGCGGTAGATGCCGGTGAATATAAAGTGGTTACTGCCATCAACCTGGTAACGCCATTCAGTGTAGATAAGGCAACGACTTATGATGAGTTGTTGTTGAAACTAAACGAAGCCAATGCTTCGCCTACTCATGCTTTTTACAGTGTAGCCGATGTAAAAACTACGCAGGATAAAAACACGCGCGCTCCGTTACCGCTTCGCCGCATTATGGCAGAACTTAATATTGAAATAGATGGTGTACCCGAAGGAGCAACCTTAGCAACATCCGTAACCGATGCCGCAGACGGTATTTATCCATTGCAAAAAGATGCAGACAGTAATTATGGAGTGGCAATGAGCGGACATAAGAATGCTGTTGTACTTCCTACAGCAATTATGACAAAAGGGAATTTAGTTACGCCTACTACACGCCTTATGCCAACTGTGGGTAACGCATCCCATTCTCACCTGTATTTCCTGTTTACCCTTACCGATGGTACAACGAGAGAATGTGACGCCGAAGCACCGGTTATGAAGTCGGGTGGCAAATATGTACTGAAATTTAAATACACAGAGCTGAAGCCTTATATGTACATTATTCCCGTAAAGATTTCCGACTGGGAAGAGGACTGGACAGTGAATGGAGAAATACTAAACCCGGTTTTATAG
- a CDS encoding OmpA family protein, which yields MKRKLLFVCFLLALLQGRVNAQTTDDTITVHTANGWYVGASGGVPFGVSTFSSFGADKTRFGWAASAFGGYRFNPVLSLELFAKAGQTTLAVRENDVNANYWLGNDIVRYYAPVIDMVGWDYNNLTSKVNFQQYGLQGNINLPGLFCSGSNCRWIFELSPAISAVSTRADFFTIAENEKVVDGKTKWHLGIGGNVQAGYRVAKHLSVGIYGGITHLTGEHFDKLPEHLYKDNFMYEGGVKLTWSFGKDVQRKGQPVPTPAYIPVAKEEVPTAPQKEQITEPEKPQEEKTVEKVEIIPDKVEEKKSISFPTIYFEFNRSFIEVKEQPKLKEILSLLRKNPDMKITITGWCDTVGTRAINLRFSLRRAQRVKSWLVQQGIEASRISIIGKGSDFNEKIPAKARRTETKESKEDKK from the coding sequence ATGAAAAGAAAATTATTATTTGTCTGCTTCCTTCTGGCTCTTTTGCAGGGTAGAGTGAACGCACAGACAACAGACGACACAATTACGGTGCATACAGCCAATGGATGGTATGTAGGAGCATCGGGGGGTGTGCCGTTTGGAGTAAGCACGTTCAGCTCTTTCGGGGCAGATAAAACCCGTTTTGGATGGGCAGCAAGTGCCTTTGGAGGTTATCGTTTTAACCCTGTATTATCTTTAGAGCTTTTTGCAAAAGCAGGACAAACCACACTTGCAGTCCGGGAAAACGATGTAAATGCCAATTACTGGCTGGGAAATGACATTGTTCGCTACTATGCTCCAGTCATTGATATGGTTGGTTGGGATTACAATAATCTGACGAGTAAAGTTAATTTTCAGCAATACGGTTTGCAAGGCAATATTAATCTTCCGGGCCTCTTTTGTTCCGGCAGCAATTGCCGTTGGATATTTGAACTTTCTCCGGCGATTTCGGCTGTTAGTACACGTGCCGACTTTTTTACTATTGCTGAAAATGAAAAAGTGGTAGATGGCAAAACGAAATGGCACTTAGGTATAGGAGGAAACGTGCAGGCGGGTTATCGTGTTGCCAAACATTTGAGTGTTGGCATTTACGGAGGAATTACTCACCTCACAGGCGAACACTTCGATAAACTCCCTGAGCATTTATACAAAGATAACTTTATGTATGAAGGAGGGGTAAAACTCACATGGTCGTTTGGCAAAGATGTTCAAAGAAAGGGTCAACCGGTGCCTACACCAGCTTATATTCCTGTTGCAAAGGAAGAAGTGCCAACTGCTCCACAAAAAGAACAAATAACAGAACCTGAAAAACCACAAGAAGAAAAAACTGTTGAAAAAGTGGAAATAATTCCTGATAAGGTTGAAGAGAAAAAATCAATTTCATTCCCAACTATTTATTTCGAATTCAACCGTTCATTCATAGAAGTGAAGGAACAACCTAAGTTAAAGGAAATTCTCTCTCTGTTACGAAAGAACCCCGATATGAAAATCACCATAACAGGCTGGTGTGATACCGTAGGTACTCGTGCCATAAATTTACGCTTCTCTCTTCGTCGTGCACAAAGAGTTAAGAGCTGGCTGGTACAACAAGGAATAGAGGCTTCTCGCATTAGTATAATTGGTAAAGGTAGCGACTTCAATGAGAAAATACCTGCCAAAGCCCGCCGTACAGAAACAAAAGAATCAAAGGAGGATAAAAAATGA
- a CDS encoding helix-turn-helix domain-containing protein, giving the protein MNRFILLLIVLIGLVSTVKAEKEDSLHGDKVLFELNKQVYDNLKSPSFFKMQKDGLKRAVSTGNEFYYNSFRRAILSHYYVLEDKDKFLEECDELIDHYKEGKEKKSEKYLYDAWATKFDRLQIWGDHDHAVAVIHQMGDYAQQHRHELGKAIVNFCFGQVYLDNRQPAEADKYYRLAYSELFRKKEYDRALRAGFNLIAVQMNLEAPEKGLLISDANARLLKQWQAEGADVNPVTLMKQALYRFRLLYQAGHFDAAEAQRDTMLHYNNMYKDPAQQEIIQYAIASFEEQRGNYKEAYAGLNALITRFLKEKNYLKVALYRYELADIQRKQGDYKGAMESYRQYGIENDSANIQSTNSQLNELTEKFHLNELTLQNKLSTNRLYAAIACIVLLSVAIVIYFIYTSRLRRKNRVLYDTIVQSQKMQDDLYTTHEQISEDQLSNEEILYRKLCKLIQDEELFKDSQIKREDLAAKLGTNRTYLADAIKQCTDGLTFMEYLNRCRLRHAATLLSEDQNMPINEIGDDSGFNSRSTFNRLFREFYGMSPSEYRAISKEKRIE; this is encoded by the coding sequence ATGAATCGTTTTATTTTATTATTAATAGTCCTTATAGGGCTGGTTTCAACCGTTAAAGCGGAGAAAGAGGATTCTCTTCATGGCGATAAAGTGCTTTTTGAACTAAATAAGCAAGTTTATGATAATCTCAAATCGCCATCTTTTTTTAAGATGCAGAAAGATGGACTGAAGCGTGCTGTCAGTACAGGAAATGAATTTTATTATAATTCTTTCCGACGGGCTATTCTTTCTCATTATTATGTTTTGGAGGATAAGGATAAATTTCTTGAAGAATGTGATGAACTAATTGACCATTACAAAGAAGGAAAGGAAAAGAAGAGTGAGAAATATCTATATGACGCATGGGCTACTAAATTTGACCGGCTACAGATATGGGGCGATCATGATCATGCAGTTGCAGTTATTCACCAGATGGGGGATTATGCTCAGCAACATCGACATGAATTGGGCAAGGCTATTGTAAATTTCTGCTTTGGCCAGGTGTATCTCGACAACCGTCAACCTGCTGAAGCCGACAAGTATTACAGGCTTGCTTATAGCGAACTATTTCGTAAAAAGGAATATGATCGTGCCTTGCGGGCGGGATTCAACCTGATAGCTGTACAGATGAACTTGGAGGCACCTGAAAAAGGATTACTCATAAGTGATGCTAATGCCCGCTTACTGAAACAATGGCAGGCGGAAGGTGCAGATGTTAATCCGGTAACCTTAATGAAACAGGCTCTCTATCGTTTTCGTTTGCTTTATCAGGCTGGACACTTTGATGCGGCAGAAGCTCAGCGTGACACCATGTTGCATTATAATAATATGTATAAGGATCCGGCTCAACAGGAAATTATTCAATATGCAATTGCCAGTTTCGAAGAACAAAGGGGGAATTATAAAGAAGCCTATGCTGGTTTGAATGCTCTCATTACCCGTTTTTTGAAGGAAAAAAATTATTTGAAGGTGGCTCTATATCGTTATGAGTTAGCTGATATACAGCGTAAACAGGGTGATTATAAAGGAGCGATGGAAAGTTATCGGCAATATGGCATAGAAAATGATTCGGCTAACATTCAGTCAACAAACAGCCAGTTGAATGAACTTACGGAGAAATTTCACTTGAATGAACTTACGTTACAAAACAAATTGTCAACGAACCGACTTTATGCCGCCATTGCATGTATTGTGCTTTTGTCTGTTGCCATTGTGATCTATTTTATCTATACCAGCAGGTTGCGGCGCAAAAATAGGGTGTTGTATGACACCATCGTACAATCTCAAAAAATGCAAGATGATCTTTACACTACTCATGAACAAATTTCCGAAGATCAGCTGAGTAATGAAGAGATACTCTACCGTAAGCTATGTAAACTGATACAAGACGAGGAACTTTTCAAAGACTCACAGATAAAAAGAGAAGATTTGGCTGCAAAACTAGGTACCAATCGTACATACCTTGCAGATGCAATAAAGCAATGCACGGATGGGTTGACTTTTATGGAATATCTGAACCGTTGTCGTTTACGCCATGCTGCTACATTGCTTAGCGAAGATCAAAACATGCCAATTAATGAAATCGGCGATGATTCGGGCTTTAATTCTCGTAGCACGTTTAACCGTTTATTTCGTGAATTTTACGGTATGTCTCCTTCTGAATATAGAGCGATTTCAAAAGAGAAAAGGATAGAATAA
- a CDS encoding fimbrillin family protein, whose amino-acid sequence MKYKSFITLFSLPLLLAACSGNENLSEMAQQDVVLDVSTRSTDGATTDWKNGDKIALFTTSSTTAKYYVLNDNNWNPEDGNNLKSTLPATFYGVYPATNNDSFLIPADQSTADKLHSADFMSTGNVELGSAKDPLNLVFKHLLCKVDISIKGYKNEFGGTIPTITNPRFYSGLSVNRKVGPNGVYASLAESEKHEITPAYTESQVDGKHKFEAIIAQAVYGNGFFSVEVNGKRTEVAFLSNTGISMESGYNYHFDLVVGKDFLQLNLTSVTDYAGAWKREESIDYIPPKIGDYLFDDGTYGAWNSMKKAIGVVFSTTTTQKDQDAGYFKGYAIAMNQSTQKVKFKTTNTTDGYGNMGWGRTFPLTIECNRDGLTMTKSLNNDEHPAFKEAIAYKSRISKDISSWASDWFVPAYGQWCNVFINLGGISETPYDIYPSWTKWRKISLDKLNSYFVNRSGATKIVDDYWTSSYNNNEAQEIDFSSITGIDMQEVSNTSLNYVRPAIAF is encoded by the coding sequence ATGAAATATAAATCATTCATCACTCTCTTTTCTTTGCCACTGCTCTTGGCTGCATGCTCGGGCAATGAAAATTTGTCAGAGATGGCACAACAAGATGTTGTGCTTGATGTTTCTACACGTAGCACCGATGGAGCAACGACCGACTGGAAGAACGGAGACAAAATAGCCCTTTTTACAACAAGTAGCACTACTGCTAAATACTATGTACTCAATGATAATAACTGGAATCCGGAAGACGGTAATAATTTAAAATCCACCTTACCGGCCACATTTTATGGAGTATATCCTGCTACTAACAATGACAGCTTCCTGATTCCTGCCGACCAGAGTACGGCGGATAAACTGCACTCGGCTGATTTTATGAGTACTGGCAATGTAGAGCTCGGTAGCGCTAAGGATCCGCTTAACCTTGTATTCAAACACTTGCTTTGCAAAGTGGATATTTCGATAAAAGGCTATAAAAATGAGTTTGGCGGTACTATACCTACTATTACCAATCCGCGATTCTATTCCGGACTGAGCGTGAATCGCAAGGTGGGACCAAATGGCGTATATGCCTCACTTGCCGAATCTGAAAAACATGAAATTACACCAGCTTATACGGAAAGTCAGGTTGATGGCAAACATAAGTTTGAGGCTATTATTGCCCAGGCTGTGTACGGCAATGGATTTTTTTCAGTGGAAGTGAACGGGAAGCGCACGGAAGTGGCTTTCTTAAGCAATACTGGTATTTCAATGGAATCCGGATATAACTACCATTTTGATTTGGTGGTGGGCAAAGACTTCTTACAGTTGAATCTAACCAGTGTAACTGATTATGCCGGGGCATGGAAACGCGAAGAGAGCATTGATTACATTCCGCCAAAGATTGGTGATTACCTGTTTGACGACGGTACATACGGTGCATGGAACAGTATGAAAAAGGCAATTGGTGTAGTATTTTCTACCACTACTACACAAAAAGACCAGGATGCAGGTTACTTTAAAGGATATGCCATTGCAATGAATCAGTCTACTCAAAAAGTTAAATTCAAAACAACGAATACTACAGACGGATACGGAAATATGGGTTGGGGAAGAACGTTTCCTTTGACAATAGAATGTAACCGCGATGGACTGACTATGACCAAAAGTCTTAATAATGATGAGCATCCCGCATTCAAAGAAGCTATTGCTTACAAGAGTAGAATATCAAAGGATATCAGCTCCTGGGCAAGCGACTGGTTTGTTCCGGCATACGGACAATGGTGCAATGTTTTTATAAACCTGGGAGGAATATCTGAAACACCTTATGATATTTATCCATCCTGGACAAAATGGAGGAAAATTTCTCTGGACAAACTGAACAGTTACTTTGTAAATCGTAGTGGAGCAACCAAAATAGTGGATGATTACTGGACTTCTTCTTACAATAATAATGAAGCGCAAGAGATAGACTTCAGTTCCATTACCGGGATAGACATGCAGGAGGTGAGTAATACATCCCTTAATTATGTACGTCCTGCCATAGCGTTTTAA
- a CDS encoding MraY family glycosyltransferase, producing MEFFHGSYPIHIAALASGCLLIWVAGLIDNISGESFKKKKLIIQLLAAIILVFGDLYINNFNGLFGIWAIPEWAGILFTIGLVMFITNAINLIDGADGLASGISGVALIAFGYLYLQRGMLFYAMICTILVGILIPFFYYNVFKTTRKLFMGDTGSLTLGYLLAFLGVRYAMDTDADYKQLTSPIIISLSAMFIPLFEALRVMLERMCKGKSPFQPDRRHIHHKLLDLGLSHRKTMVWLVICAEIFVILNTNIVKFLNINIVFAIDMILWLTLIQALNFLKRRKC from the coding sequence ATGGAATTTTTTCATGGATCTTACCCAATCCATATTGCTGCATTGGCTAGTGGATGTTTGTTAATTTGGGTAGCTGGTCTGATAGATAACATTTCAGGAGAGTCTTTCAAGAAAAAAAAGTTAATAATACAGTTACTAGCTGCCATAATCCTTGTTTTTGGCGATCTTTACATTAACAATTTCAACGGACTGTTCGGTATCTGGGCCATTCCGGAGTGGGCAGGAATTCTCTTCACCATCGGACTGGTAATGTTCATCACCAATGCCATCAACCTGATAGACGGAGCCGACGGACTGGCTTCCGGCATTTCGGGAGTGGCACTAATAGCCTTCGGATACCTCTACCTGCAGCGCGGTATGCTCTTTTATGCCATGATTTGCACCATATTGGTAGGCATCCTTATCCCTTTTTTCTATTACAACGTGTTTAAAACCACCCGCAAACTCTTTATGGGTGATACAGGATCGCTCACTCTGGGTTACCTGCTCGCATTTCTGGGAGTGCGTTATGCCATGGATACTGATGCCGACTACAAACAGCTAACCTCTCCTATCATAATCTCCCTTTCCGCCATGTTCATCCCCTTGTTCGAAGCACTCCGGGTAATGCTGGAACGCATGTGCAAAGGTAAATCTCCTTTTCAGCCGGACAGGAGGCACATCCACCACAAGCTGCTCGATCTTGGTCTGTCACACCGCAAAACAATGGTATGGCTGGTAATCTGTGCCGAGATATTTGTTATCTTGAACACCAATATAGTGAAGTTTTTAAATATCAATATAGTGTTTGCCATTGATATGATTCTTTGGTTGACATTGATACAGGCTCTCAATTTTCTAAAGAGAAGAAAGTGTTAA
- a CDS encoding cellulase family glycosylhydrolase — protein MKKIALLFTGIVLTALISVVKAQTSFSRGVNLTGWFQTSSAHNIQFSKYTKKDFVNIKNLGCDVIRLPVNLFYMTDGNPDYTVDPLFYDFLDQAVSWAEELHIYLILDNHSTDDIASKNPNLETALTKVWSQVAMHYKDRSSYILYEVLNEPNGLTTATWGAIQQKAITAIRNVDTKHTIVVGPSGWNTYNELNQLPYYTDTNLLYTFHFYDPFVFTHQGASWPSPSMTSLANVPFPYNASAMPTVPADLAGTWVAGSLNNYMNEGTVAKVKSLIDIAVAFKTARNVNLYCGEFGVYIPNSNNTDRAYWYGQVSSYLQSKGIAWTTWDYQGGFGLFNKGSNQLFNYDLNVPLLNALGLTVPQQQVYTLKPDSVGFDIYTDYTGENMLELGGGSGAATDFYSDSKPNNGKYCLSWRGSSQYGSVGVDFVPDKDLSKLRAQNYALSMLVRGNTPGTKFDLRFMDTKKDASDHPWRMNFTIDENTVKWDGKWHKVFIPLTRFVDGGSWDNGWFNPVGVFDWSATDRFEIVAEQMNMAGKSVWFDNIQISNMDSAQVYESSVFTDIRKMQSDDLLLRVFPNPVQNSTAISYTLSDDEKVDIGIYNLNGQKVRSLLSARQSSGNHLLAWNADSDGGSRLSKGIYFCRVIISGQITVAKVIVL, from the coding sequence ATGAAGAAAATTGCATTGTTATTTACTGGCATTGTGCTAACTGCATTAATCTCGGTTGTAAAGGCTCAAACGTCGTTTTCCAGAGGAGTGAACCTCACTGGATGGTTTCAAACATCTTCTGCTCACAACATACAGTTCTCAAAATATACAAAGAAAGATTTTGTTAATATCAAAAATCTGGGATGTGACGTTATCCGCCTTCCGGTTAATCTGTTTTACATGACCGACGGAAATCCTGATTATACAGTGGATCCGCTGTTTTATGATTTTTTGGATCAGGCGGTAAGTTGGGCTGAAGAATTGCATATCTATCTGATTCTGGATAATCATTCCACCGATGATATTGCCAGTAAAAACCCTAATCTGGAAACGGCTCTTACAAAGGTGTGGTCTCAAGTGGCTATGCATTACAAGGATCGCTCATCTTATATTCTATACGAGGTTTTGAATGAGCCCAACGGATTGACGACAGCTACCTGGGGAGCAATTCAGCAAAAAGCAATTACTGCCATCAGGAATGTTGATACCAAACATACTATTGTAGTGGGTCCCTCGGGCTGGAATACTTATAATGAGTTGAACCAGTTGCCATACTATACTGATACGAACTTATTGTATACTTTCCATTTTTACGATCCGTTTGTCTTTACGCATCAGGGTGCCAGCTGGCCATCTCCGTCTATGACTTCCCTTGCCAATGTGCCTTTTCCATATAATGCATCGGCAATGCCAACTGTTCCCGCCGATCTTGCCGGTACGTGGGTGGCCGGTTCGCTGAATAATTATATGAATGAAGGTACGGTTGCTAAAGTTAAATCGCTGATTGATATTGCTGTGGCTTTTAAAACGGCACGTAATGTAAATCTGTATTGTGGTGAGTTTGGTGTGTATATTCCAAACAGCAATAATACTGACAGGGCGTATTGGTATGGACAGGTTAGCAGTTATCTACAGTCTAAAGGTATTGCGTGGACTACCTGGGATTATCAGGGTGGATTTGGGTTGTTTAACAAAGGCTCCAATCAGCTATTCAATTATGATTTGAATGTGCCGTTGCTCAATGCTCTTGGTCTGACTGTTCCGCAGCAGCAGGTTTATACGCTGAAACCTGACTCGGTGGGGTTTGATATCTACACTGATTATACGGGAGAGAATATGCTTGAATTGGGTGGTGGCAGTGGAGCTGCAACCGATTTTTATTCCGATAGCAAGCCTAACAATGGGAAGTACTGCCTGAGCTGGCGTGGTAGCAGTCAATATGGATCTGTGGGGGTGGATTTTGTGCCCGACAAGGATTTGTCGAAGCTGAGAGCGCAAAATTATGCTTTGAGTATGCTTGTCAGAGGAAATACTCCGGGTACTAAATTTGACCTTCGGTTTATGGATACTAAGAAGGATGCTTCGGACCATCCGTGGCGCATGAATTTCACAATAGACGAAAATACCGTGAAATGGGATGGTAAATGGCATAAGGTGTTTATTCCACTTACCCGTTTTGTGGATGGTGGTTCGTGGGATAATGGCTGGTTTAATCCAGTAGGGGTATTTGACTGGAGTGCAACGGATAGGTTTGAAATTGTGGCCGAACAAATGAATATGGCGGGTAAATCAGTGTGGTTTGATAATATTCAGATTAGCAATATGGATAGTGCGCAAGTTTATGAATCCTCTGTTTTTACGGATATCAGGAAAATGCAGTCGGATGATTTACTGCTGAGAGTATTTCCTAACCCTGTGCAAAACTCAACTGCGATAAGCTATACTCTTTCTGATGATGAAAAAGTGGATATTGGTATTTACAACCTGAACGGACAAAAAGTAAGATCGCTTTTAAGTGCCCGGCAGTCATCGGGCAATCATCTGTTAGCCTGGAATGCAGATTCGGATGGCGGAAGCAGACTTTCTAAAGGAATTTATTTTTGCCGGGTTATAATTTCCGGGCAAATTACTGTAGCAAAGGTTATTGTTTTGTAG
- a CDS encoding dynamin family protein, producing the protein MKNIADRLDAILQYIAPELKRKGKENALSNVQYSLDLAKKGEVKVLICGEFKRGKSSFINALLGEKVCPVDDDICTSAVSIIKYGPEPKIVRSYGDLSHPVNEEIPFDQISNYSVGTTEDISNTFLLSIELPNEKLKNGLILIDTPGVGGLDPRHVLLTNYFLSQTDITFFMTDINEPLTNTELNFYKNKIYRYSKLSAIIVNKTDMKLQPDVTKVVEDTKIKIANEIGIHKDNIRIISVSSSLKNTYNRCKVEKKLIESNFQSVEKLLEELILNFKKQYFLSIRDFIAKELTSLIEPLSVQLTQIKTPDKAKIEELQQKGLKVNNQLNELNNPSSEFNISLLKQIADIREQVINHLTEQSIIFSNDGLTKLLLNPLAAGVNGHIWVAEQLNLALESLGAEIILKMKNSFTKITTLPILNDNLQVDVKDFSYRVHAEQLQQDTPLHRLAVSAMPGMGVGFAVNTILGFFTGGATWVVQALAISAGVATAIGTSNDALTREHINQIKTMFSPQINVAITQMRTSVETSFTDFSTELRSVLGKRVKEIQVENISLVSALKEQLENAKLCMNKKNELERAIKPLKDQLKMVNILLTDPLHTTSSGTSPKFDSDATQF; encoded by the coding sequence ATGAAAAATATAGCAGATAGACTTGACGCTATCTTACAATACATTGCCCCGGAATTAAAAAGAAAAGGCAAGGAAAATGCATTATCAAATGTACAATATTCATTGGATTTAGCTAAAAAAGGTGAAGTTAAAGTATTAATATGCGGTGAATTCAAGCGAGGAAAGTCTTCATTCATCAATGCATTATTAGGAGAAAAAGTATGTCCCGTAGATGATGACATTTGTACATCTGCAGTATCAATCATCAAATATGGGCCAGAGCCTAAAATTGTACGCTCTTACGGAGATCTGTCACACCCTGTCAATGAGGAAATACCTTTTGATCAGATTTCAAACTATTCAGTCGGCACTACTGAGGATATTTCCAATACATTTTTGCTCTCAATTGAACTTCCCAATGAGAAACTTAAGAATGGCTTGATATTAATTGATACTCCCGGGGTTGGCGGACTCGATCCTCGTCATGTTCTTTTAACCAATTACTTTTTGTCACAAACAGATATAACGTTTTTTATGACAGATATAAATGAGCCACTGACTAATACTGAATTAAACTTTTACAAAAATAAAATATACAGATATTCCAAACTGTCAGCTATCATTGTCAATAAAACCGATATGAAGTTACAGCCCGATGTAACAAAGGTGGTGGAAGACACAAAGATTAAAATTGCAAATGAAATTGGGATACATAAAGATAATATTAGAATCATTTCAGTATCATCTTCTTTAAAAAATACTTACAACAGGTGTAAAGTAGAAAAAAAATTAATTGAATCGAATTTCCAGTCAGTAGAAAAATTATTAGAAGAACTTATCCTGAATTTTAAAAAGCAATATTTTTTAAGTATAAGAGATTTTATTGCTAAAGAATTGACATCCCTTATTGAACCACTAAGTGTTCAGCTGACACAAATAAAGACACCAGATAAAGCAAAGATTGAGGAATTGCAGCAAAAAGGGCTTAAAGTAAACAACCAGCTTAACGAGCTTAACAATCCATCTTCTGAATTCAATATATCCCTGCTAAAACAGATTGCGGATATTCGTGAGCAGGTAATTAATCATTTAACAGAACAAAGCATCATTTTCTCTAATGATGGATTAACAAAGCTCCTTTTAAATCCTTTGGCTGCAGGAGTCAATGGTCATATCTGGGTTGCAGAGCAACTTAATTTAGCTTTAGAATCATTGGGAGCAGAGATCATTCTTAAAATGAAAAACTCTTTTACTAAAATAACCACTCTTCCTATTTTAAATGATAACTTGCAGGTAGATGTTAAAGATTTCTCATACAGAGTTCATGCCGAACAACTTCAGCAAGACACACCTTTACATAGATTAGCGGTATCGGCAATGCCAGGTATGGGAGTAGGATTTGCAGTTAACACTATACTTGGTTTCTTTACAGGAGGTGCCACCTGGGTAGTTCAGGCTCTGGCCATTAGTGCTGGTGTTGCTACAGCAATCGGAACATCGAATGATGCTTTAACAAGGGAACATATTAATCAAATCAAGACTATGTTTTCTCCTCAGATCAATGTAGCCATTACACAAATGAGAACATCCGTTGAGACAAGTTTCACTGATTTTAGCACTGAGTTGCGATCGGTATTGGGGAAGCGAGTGAAAGAGATTCAGGTAGAAAACATTTCCCTGGTATCAGCCTTAAAGGAACAACTAGAAAATGCAAAGTTATGCATGAATAAGAAAAACGAACTGGAACGGGCTATAAAGCCATTAAAAGATCAGCTTAAGATGGTTAACATTCTTTTAACAGATCCTTTACATACTACATCGTCCGGGACAAGTCCAAAGTTTGATTCTGACGCAACACAATTCTGA